A genome region from Setaria italica strain Yugu1 chromosome III, Setaria_italica_v2.0, whole genome shotgun sequence includes the following:
- the LOC101763756 gene encoding neurofilament heavy polypeptide translates to MDSGDAVAPLAAWASIRGYFTPATLFLVVNLVIGTIALTSRVTQQRRRRGQHYYHDDGHGHGHYHLQQEPLHSHQQQPAYGDHYYQQPLYATPPAPLARTSSVLDRLRSFGLYRFRSGDFPPEYGAAAGPNHSQDASAPVEEEAAAQQLPEVHYARSRSEPAPAREERRPPASRMKKSVLEVRKAQVARAPARVVEAVAEDDSAHTRAEGFTGSFRREPSPLQQEYNYQEEYVPPPARPQAPAPAPAPAPLARTSSVMYRLRSLGLYGFLAPEQPAAASIPATDSFLAPAAAAAEKKQAHAHYDRSRSEPAWEQGSNKKEKKQEAKPRMAKSSSEARKTAAPSPAEAALAGESVDARAEAFIDSFRQQQARHHQKEEYVPPPRPAPLSRAPSVLERLRSFGLSRFRSGDLGPDLPAAAESAATPAADEKKQAAAHYGRSRSEPAREQGKKEPRMSKSSSSVVEEEEPAEADHGVDARADDFINKFRQQLQLQRLNSLLNYKEMLSGGGKQ, encoded by the coding sequence ATGGACAGCGGCGACGCCGTGGCGCCGCTCGCCGCGTGGGCGTCGATCCGGGGGTACTTCACCCCGGCGACGCTGTTCCTCGTCGTCAACCTCGTCATCGGCACCATCGCGCTCACCTCCCGCGTCacccagcagcgccgccggcgggggcaaCACTACTACCACGacgacggccacggccacggccactaCCACCTCCAGCAAGAACCGCTGCACTCgcatcagcagcagccggcGTACGGCGACCACTACTACCAGCAGCCGCTGTACGCGactccgcccgcgccgctcgcccgcaCGTCCTCTGTCCTGGACCGGCTCAGGTCCTTCGGCCTCTACCGCTTCCGCTCCGGCGACTTCCCGCCCGAgtacggcgccgcggcggggccgAACCACTCGCAGGACGCGTCCGCTCCggtggaggaagaggcggcggcgcagcagctgcCGGAGGTGCACTACGCCAGGAGCCGGTCGGAGCCGGCGCCCGcgcgggaggagaggaggccgccggcgtcgaggaTGAAGAAGTCGGTCTTGGAGGTGAGGAAGGCGCAggtggcgcgggcgccggccagGGTGGTCGAGGCGGTCGCCGAGGACGACTCCGCCCATACGAGGGCGGAGGGGTTCACCGGGAGTTTCAGGCGCGAACCGTCGCCGCTGCAGCAGGAGTACAACTACCAGGAAGAGTACGTGCCGCCTCCGGCGCGGCCgcaggcgccggcgccagcgccggcacCTGCCCCGCTGGCGCGCACCTCGTCCGTCATGTACCGCCTCCGCTCCCTGGGCCTCTACGGCTTCCTCGCTCCTGAgcagcccgccgccgcgtccattCCAGCAACCGACAGCTTCctcgccccggcggcggcggcggccgagaagAAGCAAGCGCACGCGCACTACGACAGGAGCCGGTCCGAGCCGGCGTGGGAACAGGGTAGCaataaaaaggagaagaagcaggaggccAAGCCAAGAATGGCCAAGTCGAGCTCCGAGGCGAGGAAGACCGCCGCTCCGAGCCCTGCGGAGGCGGCCTTGGCGGGCGAGAGCGTCGACGCGAGGGCGGAGGCGTTCATCGACAGTTTCAGGCAGCAGCAAGCGCGGCACCACCAGAAAGAAGAGTACGTCCCGcccccgcggccggcgccgctcTCGCGCGCGCCGTCCGTCCTGGAGCGCCTCCGCTCGTTCGGCCTCTCCCGGTTCCGCTCCGGCGACCTCGGCCCggacctccccgccgccgccgagtccGCAGCCACCCCGGCCGCGGACGAGAAGAAGCAGGCGGCGGCACACTACGGGCGGAGCCGGTCGGAGCCGGCGCGGGAGCAGGGCAAGAAGGAGCCGAGGATGAGCAAGTCGAGCTCGAGcgtcgtggaggaggaggagccggcggagGCGGACCACGGCGTCGACGCGCGGGCCGACGACTTCATCAACAAGTTccggcagcagctgcagctgcagcggctCAACTCGCTGCTCAACTACAAGGAGatgctcagcggcggcggcaagcagTAG